Proteins from one Kazachstania africana CBS 2517 chromosome 1, complete genome genomic window:
- the KAFR0A02220 gene encoding putative methyltransferase (similar to Saccharomyces cerevisiae YMR027W; ancestral locus Anc_2.578) has translation MTASLPRRFLTSDQGTFGAYTASVRWPIIVQNIIDDLLKEVDTLNDDEIINQGKIIEEQLAAFRLEIINDAKLRKFTAEECEIASVPLTFNKYLDEHSGATWLNAEWLFTEIYLYRRVNVIFRLQSSKHWKSFDCFNGLKQSTFQASCHGVAELAIRYQNLLPQLEKSNHDEEVLKLLFQEFIEISLWGNATDLSLLTNATLEDIKSIQGQKAREESESKILINDTEKAWNQLIKSGNKSGKRVDFVLDNSGFELYADLMLAAFLLQSKLASECVFHAKDTPYMVSDTMIKDFFILLNDLTDPSFFSISDKNSTESKALNSFASDIRAFYDKEMITFEDSEFWTTDLDYWNIDGDSPILKELQKSDLVIFKGDLNYRKLTGDRTWSRTTPWAQAIGPLSSNGVVSLSLRTCKADVQVGLPAGLDENLTKQWEVDHPGQGSWWTCSGKWAVICFAASH, from the coding sequence ATGACTGCCTCATTACCACGTCGTTTTTTGACCAGCGATCAAGGCACATTTGGTGCTTATACCGCATCCGTCCGTTGGCCTATCATTGTCCAGAATATTATCGAtgatcttttgaaagaagttgatACTTTAAATGACGACGAGATTATAAATCAAGgtaaaataattgaagaGCAATTAGCTGCCTTTCGTTTGGAGATTATAAACGATGctaaattaagaaaatttactGCTGAAGAATGTGAAATTGCATCTGTGCCATTAACCTTCAACAAGTACTTAGATGAACATTCAGGTGCTACTTGGTTAAATGCTGAATGGCTCTTCACTGAAATCTACCTGTACAGAAGAGTCAATGTAATCTTCAGGTTACAATCGAGCAAGCATTGGAAGTCATTCGACTGTTTCAATGGATTAAAACAGTCAACCTTCCAAGCTTCCTGCCACGGGGTTGCAGAATTAGCCATAAGATATCAGAATTTATTACcacaattagaaaagaGCAACcatgatgaagaagtttTAAAGTTACTATTCCAGGAATTCATCGAAATATCATTGTGGGGCAATGCTACCGATCTCTCTTTATTAACGAATGCCACTCTAGAAGATATCAAATCTATCCAAGGTCAAAAGGCAAGGGAAGAATCGGAATCCAAGATTTTAATCAATGACACTGAAAAGGCCTGGAATCAACTTATCAAGAGTGGCAATAAAAGTGGAAAACGTGTCGATTTTGTATTAGATAACTCCGGTTTCGAACTTTATGCCGATTTGATGTTAGCTGCTTTCCTATTACAGTCAAAATTAGCTTCTGAATGTGTCTTCCATGCTAAGGATACGCCATACATGGTGAGTGACACAATGATTaaagatttcttcatcctattaaatgatttaacAGATCCATCATTCTTCTCTATCAGCGACAAGAACTCAACTGAATCAAAGgctttaaattcatttgcCTCCGATATCAGGGCTTTTTAtgataaagaaatgatCACTTTTGAAGATTCTGAATTCTGGACGACGGACCTTGATTATTGGAACATTGATGGCGATAGTCCAATTCTTAAGGAATTACAGAAATCCGATTTAGTGATTTTCAAAGGTGACTTGAATTACAGAAAATTAACAGGTGATAGAACGTGGTCTCGTACTACCCCATGGGCTCAAGCTATTGGTCCATTATCTTCCAACGGCGTCGTCTCGTTGAGTCTAAGAACCTGTAAAGCTGACGTTCAAGTCGGCTTACCAGCCGGCcttgatgaaaatttgacCAAGCAATGGGAAGTTGATCATCCAGGTCAAGGCTCATGGTGGACGTGTAGCGGTAAATGGGCTGTTATTTGCTTTGCAGCTTCTCACTAA
- the NUP120 gene encoding Nup120p (similar to Saccharomyces cerevisiae NUP120 (YKL057C); ancestral locus Anc_2.582), translated as MKMSSLSKIDANLLLQDPGTQDSENIVNLFLGDNSNPIDSSAIIGGSAYSNTLELNNGELICYHLARDYRTITLYNMNNIVTKRIINIMVPVESMNKNYTMTVNIFGTLLLINMILKDGSFLTMKIPTDFLTSINNAPTLGSDWFKLQTPYDFSVRLPHLLHAISAEFLMVFLEDGGLLGLKSISNDHDFEPILFNDNSYLQSLTRLFVRRSNSRNAVGKVISCINFQQKFLIALTESIHLKIWDLSNFDLIQDYDLSQTLEINDFQIRSTGAVGNYLSIFNNYLALYLPVANGTFQLGSLSVSGKGLLEFQLRKTFPSSLSSSSVWFLADMKLITPIDLNHDSSYLNLVVLWKSGTVTKLQILNVLYEDLQEYKWIEASNKSINDLKSEADSISVTPRTTIDYEDVLFKLKSKYAPHIFEAAQNILAENNFVVSANDLDSQNGEYLANMETLLKDLKNKTDEASSLTIFKDEIIVVNCLTKYNHFLYKVNSTLENYFFNIHINSSTDEEMAKYLKLLNGFASRLPRDVFTRLSESFVDTITGKISSNLTISEKFTQIFREVLQGQFDIKDVQILFNELSTIDVVSCLNHLIDNHLTYTTSSNAFVDSISEDNFMKIISIESLNQLITIHDDFILQVLVTFLLLDVNYSVLENQINKLLELHYKQSLFLKLYQQDKLTLVAEIFKQISKYHFGAKLYSYSEWNSFVQRMVSEIYETKITANPYYWKMFYNQVFIKKNKFENKLFLRNIGNEYYLRNNSLFEFLQAILIFYCEEYEESYKFFQLHDNYSSIMEPTYDLPFFLTDMINSEYNDKSIWCSLIKSLSHKDNSLSRYNYYLSCIFSDYGSSPELALRAIKKSIEISMKENIDLDISSLQHHQLLKLLIYFNIFDEVIDVLRLSHKYLNPDERRAYFKDLLYDVTEHEKFFSILLKLCDDNKPGFLPIEDYDIIDTLLVNNMDKSNWHNYKKIYSFRLINGNRREAVEIIYNYLFTYGDEVSFEVKKDCFLIIINILSTFKEISEQWIINGSEVITLQELRDEYIHL; from the coding sequence ATGAAAATGTCATCATTATCTAAAATCGATGCCAATTTACTATTACAGGACCCAGGGACACAAGATTCTGAGAATATTGTCAATCTGTTTTTAGGAGATAACTCCAATCCAATTGACTCTTCAGCCATCATAGGCGGGAGTGCATATTCGAATACTCTCGAACTGAATAATGGTGAATTAATTTGCTATCATTTAGCTCGCGATTATAGAACAATTACATTATACAATATGAATAACATTGTTACAAAGAGAATAATCAACATAATGGTTCCAGTAGAATCAATGAATAAGAACTATACAATGACTGTGAACATATTTGGTACACtattattaattaataTGATCTTGAAGGATGGTTCTTTCCTCACGATGAAAATACCCACAGATTTTCTTACTTCCATAAATAATGCCCCTACCCTCGGTTCTGACTGGTTCAAACTTCAAACACCATATGATTTCAGTGTCAGATTACCTCACCTCTTACATGCGATTTCAGCAGAGTTTTTGATGGTTTTCTTGGAAGATGGCGGTCTTCTAGGTTTAAAAAGCATTTCTAATGACCACGATTTTGAACCGATCTTATTCAACGATAATTCGTATCTCCAAAGTCTAACTAGACTGTTTGTTCGAAGATCCAATTCCCGGAATGCAGTAGGTAAGGTTATAAGCTGCATAAATTTCCAACAGAAGTTTCTAATCGCATTGACTGAATCCATacatttaaaaatttgggACTTATCCAATTTTGACCTTATCCAAGACTATGATTTATCACAAACTCTGGAAATTAACGATTTCCAAATCAGAAGTACTGGCGCAGTGGGTAACTATCTATCTATATTCAACAACTATTTGGCACTTTATTTACCAGTCGCTAACGGTACTTTCCAACTCGGTTCCCTTTCAGTTAGTGGCAAGGGACTCTTAGAATTTCAATTAAGGAAAACTTTTCCATCAAGCCTATCCTCTTCCTCTGTTTGGTTTCTGGCTGATATGAAGCTGATAACACCAATTGATCTCAATCATGATTCAAGTTACTTGAACCTTGTGGTACTTTGGAAGAGCGGTACAGTGACAAAACTACAGATTTTGAATGTGCTATATGAAGATTTACAGGAATATAAATGGATTGAGGCatctaataaatcaattaatgaCCTCAAGTCAGAAGCAGACTCGATTTCCGTAACACCTAGAACTACTATTGATTATGAAGATGTTTTatttaaattgaaatccAAATATGCTCCACACATCTTCGAAGCTGCTCAAAACATCTTAGCTGAAAACAACTTCGTGGTTTCAGCAAATGATCTCGACAGTCAAAATGGAGAATATTTGGCCAATATGGAAACGcttttaaaagatttgaaaaataaaacgGATGAGGCTTCCTCTTTGACAATATTCAAGGATGAAATCATAGTGGTCAACTGTTTAACGAAATACAATCACTTCCTTTACAAAGTTAATTCTACCCtggaaaattattttttcaacattcATATTAATAGTTCTACAGACGAAGAAATGGCCAAATATCTGAAACTATTGAACGGCTTTGCTTCACGTTTACCAAGAGATGTATTTACCAGACTCTCAGAAAGCTTTGTAGATACCATTACTGGTAAAATCTCATCTAACTTAACGATTTCCGAGAAATTTACTCAAATTTTCAGAGAAGTTCTTCAAGGTCAATTTGACATCAAAGATGTACAAATCCTTTTTAACGAATTGAGTACAATCGATGTAGTTAGTTGCTTAAATCATCTCATTGATAATCATTTGACTTATACGACGTCAAGTAATGCATTCgttgattcaatttctgaGGacaattttatgaaaatcATATCTATTGAAAGTCTAAATCAGCTTATTACAATTCATGATGACTTCATTCTACAAGTACTTGTTACATTCTTACTATTGGATGTTAACTACTCTGTTTTGGAAAAccaaatcaataaattattggaattaCATTACAAACAATCTTTGTTTCTCAAGCTATATCAACAAGATAAACTAACATTAGTTGCTGAGATCTTTAAGCAAATATCTAAATATCACTTTGGGGCAAAATTATATTCTTATTCTGAATGGAATAGTTTTGTCCAGCGTATGGTTTCAGAGATTTACGAAACCAAAATAACCGCAAACCCATACTACTGGAAAATGTTCTATAATCAAGTGTTTATCAAAAAGAATAAGTTTGAAAACAAGTTGTTCCTAAGAAACATTGGCAATGAATATTATCTACGTAATAATAGcctttttgaattcttaCAGGCTAtattaatcttttattgCGAGGAATACGAAGAGTCATacaaattctttcaattgcaCGACAATTATTCGAGTATCATGGAACCAACTTACGATTTACCTTTCTTTTTAACTGATATGATTAATAGCGAGTACAATGACAAGAGTATTTGGTGTTCTTTGATTAAATCACTCAGTCATAAGGATAATAGTTTGTCGAGGTATAACTACTATTTATCATGTATTTTCAGCGATTATGGCAGTAGTCCTGAACTAGCTCTAAGAGCTATCAAAAAATCGATTGAGATTTCgatgaaagaaaacattGATCTGGACATATCTAGTCTGCAGCATCATCAACTATTAAAATTGCTaatttatttcaatatctttgatGAGGTCATAGATGTGCTAAGATTGAGTCACAAATATCTAAATCCAGATGAAAGAAGGGCTTACTTTAAAGATTTATTATACGACGTAACTGAACatgaaaagtttttctCCATCCTCTTGAAACTTTGTGACGACAATAAACCAGGCTTCTTACCAATTGAGGATTATGATATTATAGATACTCTATTGGTGAATAATATGGACAAAAGCAATTGGCAtaattacaagaaaatttacagCTTCCGTTTGATAAATGGAAATAGAAGAGAAGCTGTTGAAATAATCTATAATTACTTATTCACATATGGCGATGAAGTTAGTTTCGAAGTTAAGAAAGATTGTTTCttaattattattaatattttatcaacATTCAAAGAGATATCTGAGCAGTGGATCATCAATGGGAGTGAAGTGATAACCTTACAAGAACTGAGAgatgaatatattcatcTGTGA
- the TAP42 gene encoding Tap42p (similar to Saccharomyces cerevisiae TAP42 (YMR028W); ancestral locus Anc_2.581), translated as MTSIDAQFSSIIDTFKNKIEHSSSRQDSSGFQEIVTKNIQSLLELKSKIYNDLSLFSSNESLEDLSTKSIKYLSIDYYLALMFSRKQNITSKDPNSRNKFKLAFLQKSVQLFVQFLVSLQDYGILDPILSKKIDSFNETYNPNLNDLYQTSSADKDPELSNAYSKREQKIEFYKNSKTIEEQLNFLESNSNNDDEALRKLSTLKLSILSYQSFNEIEQILYEVELLQNFSKFEQSNTRERKEEIPSSTEYTDRLETLNMPLLSKNGKILRNFTLVDRKASLQNKVRGYGQYGPTMSVEEFLEKEWESGRVLQGGPEDIDKDNEKDEDNYDWNDKETYKAREWDEFKENNPRGSGNTTNRG; from the coding sequence ATGACTTCTATTGATGCTCAATTCTCTTCAATTATTGacactttcaaaaataaaatagaaCATTCATCATCACGACAAGATTCAAGTGGCTTTCAGGAAATCGTAAccaaaaatatacaaagtttattggaattgaagtcaaaaatatacaatgATCTTTCCCTTTTCAGCTCTAATGAATCGTTAGAAGACTTATCCACGAAATCTATTAAGTACCTTTCAATAGACTATTATTTGGCATTAATGTTTTCCAGAAAACAAAACATAACCTCGAAGGATCCGAACtcaagaaataaatttaaGTTGGcatttttacaaaaatcaGTGCAGTTATTTGTACAGTTTTTAGTATCATTACAAGACTATGGAATTTTAGACCctatattatcaaaaaaaattgattctttcaatgaaacttataatccaaatttgaatgactTATATCAAACATCATCGGCTGATAAAGATCCAGAATTGTCAAATGCTTATTCAAAAAGAGAACAGAAAATCgaattttataaaaatagTAAGACTATAGAAGAGCAGTTAAACTTCCTGGAATCTAACAgcaataatgatgatgaagcattaagaaaattaagCACTTTAAAGCTGAGCATATTGAGCTATCaatcatttaatgaaatagaACAAATACTTTATGAAGTAGAACTActtcaaaacttttcaaaattcgaACAATCTAATACAAGGGAAAGAAAGGAAGAAATTCCAAGTAGCACAGAGTATACGGACAGGCTAGAAACCTTGAATATGCCATTGCTTTCcaaaaatggtaaaattTTAAGGAATTTTACCCTGGTTGATAGGAAAGCttctttacaaaataaagtGAGAGGATATGGCCAGTATGGCCCAACAATGTCGgtagaagaatttttagaaAAAGAATGGGAGTCAGGAAGAGTATTACAGGGAGGACCAGAAGATATAGATAAGGACAACGAAAAGGATGAAGATAATTATGATTGGAATGATAAGGAAACTTATAAAGCAAGAGAATGGGAcgaatttaaagaaaataaccCAAGGGGAAGCGGTAATACAACTAACAGGGGTTAA
- the FAR8 gene encoding Far8p (similar to Saccharomyces cerevisiae FAR8 (YMR029C); ancestral locus Anc_2.583) — protein sequence MSDPFNVQSHVRPHYTLPGVMHYLQTEFTKNERDRITWELEKSEMKSYISLLESENRQLKYELAKLQSSDDISNQPFKSDDMGRLTKSKKVVQDNVREIIYLLNNSNVTAQLDTLNDRDLPLHEMERLNLNTRNTEDSLFKNQKMLKRSIAENRPFLKIFQNNILATLDNKLRCFKIDADSQCVDTGMEFNGIEIKKIKGIFWLDKDRAMILTISGITIWTIQGQRILSELNIFDDVLFNPEKIRHIDFKHKWLLLTNKNDIHIWELNIPKISCPFDTIVENKYDIQPSKGLLDCILGITEKSLIVLTSNLLELEVYNFEGEILQTIELGKDVSKKKYSHGGRLFLNKDSSKILVQLKKHIIIYSFDQKRTVFQKTLENAPVSMYFKYNNDCIGIAYKDSVIEIRMLETFDQVLFKYIHRLPTQLGSQTDMTSQNDKGLIIDATRIDGSKPILLSLGDNILKLETTDNIF from the coding sequence ATGTCAGATCCATTTAATGTTCAATCTCACGTGCGTCCCCATTATACCTTGCCAGGTGTGATGCATTACTTGCAGACAGAATTTACCAAGAATGAAAGAGACAGAATTACGTGGGAACTAGAAAAATCTGAGATGAAATCATACATTTCGTTGTTAGAAAGTGAAAATAGACAATTGAAATATGAGCTAGCAAAGTTACAATCTTCAGATGATATCTCGAATCAGCCATTCAAGAGTGATGACATGGGCAGGCTAacgaaatcaaaaaaagtAGTGCAAGATAATGTTAGAGAAATAATCTATCTGTTGAATAATTCTAACGTGACGGCACAATTAGATACATTAAATGATAGAGATTTACCGTTGCATGAAATGGAAAGATTAAATCTTAATACAAGAAACACTGAAGATTCTCTGTTTAAAAATCAGAAAATGTTGAAGAGATCAATTGCTGAAAATAGACCTTTcctaaaaattttccaaaataatatactAGCTACCTTGGACAATAAACTTAGATGTTTCAAAATAGATGCAGATTCACAATGCGTTGACACAGGTATGGAATTCAATGGtattgaaattaagaaaatcAAGGGCATCTTTTGGCTAGACAAAGATAGAGCGATGATTTTGACCATTAGTGGTATTACTATATGGACCATACAGGGTCAAAGAATTTTAAGCGAATTGAACATTTTTGATGACGTTCTTTTCAATCCCGAAAAGATCCGTCATATCGATTTTAAGCATAAGTGGCTATTATTAACAAATAAGAATGATATTCATATATGGGAACTGAATATTCCAAAGATATCATGTCCCTTTGATACAATAGTTGAAAACAAGTATGACATACAACCTAGTAAAGGACTCCTAGATTGTATCTTAGGAATTACTGAAAAATCATTGATTGTTCTGACAAGCAATTTGTTAGAGTTGGAAGTGTACAACTTTGAAGGGGAGATATTGCAAACGATTGAACTTGGGAAGGATGTTTCGAAAAAGAAGTACTCTCATGGTGGCAGActatttttaaataaaGATAGCTCAAAGATTTTggttcaattgaaaaaacatattataatatattcatttgaTCAGAAAAGAACAGTGTTTCAAAAAACTCTTGAGAATGCACCTGTTTCAATGTATTTTAAATATAATAACGATTGCATAGGTATTGCATACAAAGATAGTGTCATTGAAATCAGAATGCTAGAAACCTTCGACCAGGTActcttcaaatatatcCATCGTTTGCCAACACAATTAGGATCCCAAACAGATATGACTTCACAAAATGATAAAGGTTTAATTATCGATGCTACAAGAATAGATGGATCAAAaccaatattattatctctTGGTGacaatattttgaaattggaaACAACTGACAACATCTTTTAA
- the KAFR0A02260 gene encoding RNA polymerase II degradation factor 1 (similar to Saccharomyces cerevisiae DEF1 (YKL054C); ancestral locus Anc_2.586), which yields MSTKLDSETKFKVNTLQELFPDWSNDDLVELVHEYTDLETIIDKITSGVVTRWDEVKKPSKKDKKRSQGQESTSYKHIYDNDTDLPRYPNNQPKYRQNFTKKPMHTTKQQQQQSIVGNEKPRPTPVKTKSVSHTTSWAKVIATDMKKQKEGEQEQHKTVVTKTDITDEKEGDKEIEIGTTTTISSDNQEPTKKSWAAVATPKEHIVKKSSLGDVEQLKKEIENVEKETVQEAEHLEESSSEESSEEEEEEKGEEEKVEEEKEEVKEEPGKSQREEVQQVEEPARKPKKEIRKQPIKAREEKVASVSQQQQQQQQQTATPQQQQAQYDAAAQAQAAQAQAAQAQAAQQQYYMYQNQFPGFSYPGMFDNQTYGFNQQQYQQYPMYQQYQQGQTAGAGIASNAPSTQYTNVQQAYGQQQPTSTPSTGNADLASAGASTASPTSTANSQVYGQQQQQQPKAQPYGQQPFMPYYGHFYQQSFPYGQLQYGMTSQYGYQVPNPKGSGSNYYQEPQQQGQLSENDQRNSTSSQNNEEEIKQEVQQPQQQETNMTPQQLQYQQYQQYYQLQQQQLQQQQKQQQQQQQQQQQQQQSNQQQQQGNAPYGYSGYDYSSQSSRGYY from the coding sequence ATGTCAACAAAGTTAGATTCCGAAACGAAATTCAAAGTGAATACACTACAGGAATTGTTCCCAGACTGGTCCAATGATGATCTCGTTGAATTAGTTCATGAATATACCGACTTGGAAACtataattgataaaattacaTCCGGCGTTGTCACTCGATGGGATGAAGTTAAGAAACCATCAAAGAAGGATAAGAAACGATCACAGGGACAGGAATCAACGAGTTATAAACATATCTACGATAATGATACAGATTTACCTAGATATCCAAATAACCAACCGAAGTATCGTCAAAATTTTACTAAGAAACCTATGCATACTacaaaacaacaacagcagcaatCAATTGTTGGTAACGAAAAACCAAGACCAACCCCTGTCAAGACAAAGTCCGTTTCTCACACAACTTCTTGGGCTAAAGTTATTGCCACTGATATGAAAAAGCAAAAAGAAGGTGAACAAGAACAACACAAAACTGTTGTTACAAAAACTGATATTACTGATGAAAAGGAAGGTGATaaagaaatagaaataGGCACGACAACAACTATATCAAGTGACAATCAGGAACcaacaaagaaaagttgGGCAGCAGTGGCAACTCCAAAGGAACATATAGTTAAAAAATCCTCTCTAGGTGACGTTGagcaattgaagaaagaaatagaaaatgTAGAAAAGGAAACAGTTCAAGAAGCTGAGcatcttgaagaatcttcatcagaagAAAGCtctgaggaagaagaggaagaaaaggGAGAGGAAGAGAAggtagaagaagaaaaggaagaagtGAAAGAAGAACCAGGAAAGTCACAAAGAGAAGAAGTGCAGCAAGTTGAAGAACCTGCAAGAAAAcctaaaaaagaaatcagGAAACAACCAATCAAagcaagagaagaaaaggtAGCATCTGTATctcaacaacaacaacagcagcagcagcagaCTGCTACCccacaacaacagcaagCTCAATATGATGCTGCTGCTCAAGCTCAAGCTGCTCAAGCTCAAGCTGCTCAGGCTCAGGCTGCTCAACAGCAATACTACATGTACCAAAATCAATTCCCTGGTTTTTCTTACCCTGGTATGTTTGATAACCAAACCTATGGATTCAATCAGCAACAATACCAACAATACCCAATGTATCAACAATACCAACAGGGTCAAACTGCTGGTGCCGGCATTGCTAGTAACGCTCCATCAACCCAATACACTAACGTTCAACAAGCTTATGGCCAACAACAACCAACTTCTACCCCAAGTACAGGCAATGCAGATTTAGCCAGCGCAGGTGCATCTACGGCTTCTCCAACCAGTACTGCCAACTCCCAGGTATATggacaacaacaacagcaacaaccAAAGGCACAACCTTACGGTCAACAACCTTTCATGCCTTACTATGGACACTTTTATCAGCAATCATTCCCATATGGTCAACTACAATACGGAATGACAAGTCAATACGGTTATCAAGTGCCAAATCCAAAGGGTTCTGGCTCTAACTACTATCAAGAACCACAACAGCAAGGTCAATTAAGTGAAAATGATCAAAGAAATTCCACTTCATCTCAAaacaatgaagaagaaattaagcAAGAAGTCCAACAACCACAGCAACAAGAAACCAACATGACTCCGCAACAGCTACAGTATCAACAGTATCAACAATACTATCAGTTGCAGCAACAACAGCTACAGCAGCAACAAaaacaacagcagcaacagcaacagcaacagcaacagcaacagcaatcgaatcaacaacaacagcaagGTAATGCACCATATGGTTATTCTGGTTATGATTATTCTTCTCAGTCATCAAGAGGTTACTATTAG
- the PEX12 gene encoding ubiquitin-protein ligase peroxin 12 (similar to Saccharomyces cerevisiae PEX12 (YMR026C); ancestral locus Anc_2.576) produces MSFYSSLPSSTTSDTLYPTLFEIVSSQEIDDLLPSSIRYIITNYWILNNPTRWKLQINNYFDEWFRLLLKGGVELYHLNHYNSTFIDRFYGLQKFNAKNKTYLRAQTKLLENENGEWLLNLQLTQWQKLILLLQKTIIPYSKIKLDELHQKLSVQSTFHETNEKIHKWFLKWYPKFKKLVFILNLVVKLNFLGGKTGSTSFLDYITNIEYTRIMVPLQERSGSYQGIPLKNNNDFNRPVKLNKMTVWKSVMENLKFLNSINFKLLANLFPAFIFILKVYQWWVANDLSTKLSNKLNNIDKQIPRPPTREGETLTSNNCPICSQPITNPCILENGLVACYPCTIDYLKKHEGKSPITNQRLLGCVFDKDTKEWVFTGIRRLLI; encoded by the coding sequence ATGAGTTTCTATTCAAGTCTGCCATCTAGTACTACGAGTGATACGTTGTATCCAactctttttgaaatcgtCTCTTCTCAGGAAATCGATGATTTGCTCCCTTCATCTATTAGGTATATCATAACAAATTACTGGATTCTTAACAACCCGACAAGATGGAAACTTCAGATAAATAACTATTTTGATGAGTGGTTTAGGCTTCTTTTAAAAGGAGGTGTTGAActttatcatttaaatcattATAATTCAACTTTTATTGACAGGTTTTACGGATTGCAAAAATTTAACGCTAAGAATAAGACATATTTAAGAGCTCAAACTAAgttattggaaaatgaaaacgGTGAATGGTTACTAAATTTACAGTTAACTCAGTGGCAGAAATTGATTCTTCTGTTGCAAAAGACAATAATAccttattcaaaaataaaattagatgaacttcatcaaaaacTCTCGGTTCAATCTACTTTCCATGAaactaatgaaaagataCACAAATGGTTTTTAAAATGGTATCCAAAGTTTAAAAAACTCGTTTTCATACTCAATCTAGTTGTCAAATTGAACTTTCTTGGCGGAAAAACAGGTTCTACTTCATTCTTAGATTACATAACTAACATTGAATATACAAGAATAATGGTACCTTTACAGGAGAGGTCCGGGAGTTATCAGGGTATACCGCTcaagaataataatgattttaataGGCCAGTGAAACTCAATAAGATGACGGTATGGAAATCAgtaatggaaaatttaaaattcttAAACTCAATAAATTTTAAGCTTTTGGCAAATTTATTCCCAGCATTTATATTCATCTTGAAAGTTTATCAATGGTGGGTTGCCAATGACTTATCGACAAAATTATCCAATAAGCTAAATAATATAGATAAACAAATCCCAAGACCGCCAACTCGTGAAGGTGAGACTTTGACTTCAAATAATTGTCCCATATGTTCGCAGCCTATCACAAATCCTTGCATATTGGAAAATGGATTAGTAGCTTGCTATCCCTGCACGATAGACTATCTAAAAAAACATGAAGGTAAAAGTCCCATAACAAATCAGAGACTGCTGGGTTGTGTGTTTGACAAGGATACCAAAGAATGGGTATTTACAGGTATTAGGAGGCTCTTAATCTGA